In Trichocoleus desertorum NBK24, the following are encoded in one genomic region:
- a CDS encoding L,D-transpeptidase, with amino-acid sequence MGSITHFKGEPRWHRIWLSTALALAVLGVEPAITAKVAAQQAGPLVTKMQALRQSDRRWIEIDLSSQRLIAWEGQTPVYAIIVSTGKSSTPTRTGAFAIQTKHRQARMRGADYDISDVPYTMYYSGNYAIHGAYWHHRFGTPVSHGCVNVAVNHANWLFDWATVGTPVVVHS; translated from the coding sequence ATGGGCAGCATTACCCACTTTAAAGGGGAGCCGCGTTGGCACCGAATTTGGTTGAGTACAGCGTTGGCATTAGCAGTGTTGGGGGTAGAACCTGCCATTACGGCAAAGGTTGCGGCTCAACAGGCAGGCCCACTCGTGACCAAAATGCAGGCGTTGCGTCAATCGGATCGGCGGTGGATTGAAATTGATCTCTCATCCCAGCGCTTGATTGCTTGGGAAGGCCAAACTCCGGTTTACGCCATTATCGTTTCTACAGGAAAGTCCTCAACCCCCACTCGTACAGGGGCTTTTGCCATTCAAACCAAGCATCGCCAAGCTCGGATGCGAGGAGCCGATTACGATATTTCTGACGTGCCCTACACCATGTATTACTCTGGCAACTACGCGATTCATGGTGCTTATTGGCATCACAGATTTGGCACGCCAGTGAGTCATGGCTGCGTCAATGTGGCCGTGAACCACGCCAACTGGCTATTCGACTGGGCGACAGTGGGCACCCCAGTAGTTGTACATTCTTGA
- a CDS encoding bifunctional 4-hydroxy-2-oxoglutarate aldolase/2-dehydro-3-deoxy-phosphogluconate aldolase: MSEHLWLSTLKRERAIAVIRAPTFELGHQMAWAVAAGGLRLIEITWNSDRAPELIAALRSELPDCLIGTGTLLTREHLQSAIAAGAQFLFTPHVDFGLIQLALQQGVPIVPGALSPTEIVTAWQAGASSVKVFPVQAVGGASYIRNLQGPLGQIPLIPTGGVTIENAKDFLAAGAIAVGLSGNLFPAAAIQAGNWQAIAQQARNLRQQVANVSIS, translated from the coding sequence ATGTCTGAGCATTTATGGTTATCAACCTTAAAAAGAGAACGAGCGATCGCGGTTATTCGTGCTCCTACGTTTGAGCTAGGTCACCAAATGGCGTGGGCAGTGGCAGCAGGTGGCCTGCGATTAATTGAGATCACTTGGAATAGCGATCGCGCTCCCGAACTGATTGCGGCTCTGCGCTCTGAGTTACCCGACTGCTTAATTGGTACGGGTACTTTGCTAACTCGTGAGCATTTACAGTCTGCGATCGCGGCTGGAGCACAATTTTTATTTACGCCGCATGTCGATTTCGGCTTGATTCAATTGGCTTTACAGCAAGGCGTGCCGATTGTACCTGGGGCTTTGTCGCCTACCGAAATTGTCACCGCTTGGCAAGCTGGAGCGAGTAGCGTCAAAGTATTTCCGGTTCAGGCAGTGGGGGGCGCTAGCTATATTCGTAATTTGCAGGGGCCATTGGGTCAGATTCCCCTCATCCCGACGGGTGGGGTCACTATTGAGAATGCCAAAGACTTTCTGGCAGCAGGGGCGATCGCTGTAGGCTTGTCGGGTAATCTATTTCCAGCCGCAGCGATTCAAGCAGGTAACTGGCAAGCGATCGCCCAACAAGCAAGAAATCTGCGTCAGCAAGTTGCCAATGTCTCGATTTCATGA
- a CDS encoding DUF2382 domain-containing protein: MALTKLETYYPDYKDHNNGDDIKSLDVYAQNDKVGSVNDVLVDERDGKFRYLVVDTGFWVLGKKVLLPIGLAQVDYSQRRVNVSGLTKEQVENLPEFTDELKIDQDYEENVRGVYRPMAAGRTGTAQTAASTASTASTAGKVPFNRDTYDYKQDAALYDMNERDHQTLRLYEERLVTNKQRQKTGEVTVGKHVETETARVSVPVEKERVVIERTTPTGAGTPVAPGDAAFQEGTVAHVDIYEERADVHKEAFVREQVNIRKEVEQDTVTAEEQIRREELDIDDAGRGIIDQGTTKRDRR, translated from the coding sequence ATGGCTCTCACAAAACTTGAAACCTATTATCCAGATTACAAAGACCATAACAACGGTGATGACATCAAATCTTTAGATGTTTACGCCCAAAATGACAAAGTTGGTTCAGTCAATGACGTTTTAGTAGATGAACGTGATGGTAAGTTCCGCTACCTCGTCGTTGATACAGGCTTTTGGGTCTTAGGCAAAAAAGTATTACTTCCCATTGGTTTAGCTCAAGTTGACTACTCTCAGCGCCGAGTCAACGTCAGCGGCTTGACCAAAGAACAAGTCGAGAACTTACCCGAATTCACTGACGAACTCAAAATCGATCAAGACTACGAAGAGAATGTTCGGGGAGTCTACCGTCCGATGGCGGCTGGTAGAACGGGTACTGCTCAGACTGCTGCTAGCACCGCTAGTACGGCTAGCACTGCTGGCAAGGTGCCTTTCAACCGTGACACCTATGACTACAAGCAAGATGCCGCGCTATATGACATGAACGAGCGCGACCATCAGACTCTACGGTTGTATGAAGAGCGGTTGGTGACTAACAAACAGCGCCAGAAGACTGGGGAAGTCACAGTTGGCAAGCATGTTGAAACCGAAACTGCCAGAGTTTCTGTACCTGTAGAAAAAGAGCGAGTCGTGATTGAGCGCACTACTCCAACTGGTGCTGGCACTCCGGTCGCACCTGGCGACGCTGCTTTCCAAGAAGGCACTGTAGCCCACGTCGATATCTACGAAGAGAGAGCCGACGTACACAAGGAAGCTTTTGTCCGCGAGCAAGTCAACATCCGCAAGGAAGTTGAGCAAGACACGGTGACTGCCGAAGAGCAGATCCGCCGTGAAGAGTTAGACATTGATGACGCAGGTCGCGGCATTATCGACCAAGGCACCACCAAGCGCGATCGCCGCTAA
- a CDS encoding DUF2382 domain-containing protein: MALYKLDDFYPDYRQELFDGNDVKGLDVYTEHDEKIGSIHNVLVDEEGHFRYLVVDTGFWIFGKKVLLPVGRFRSDPQAQRIYTVGLTKQQAENLPEYNDSMTVDYDYEERVRSVYRSPTLESSVPVEASAPLEASVPVERTYTAGSTLYEQGQPAPVEASVPVDSAALRSREQVRPVAPATRPAYDYRQEPALYNMNEQDHQTIRLYEERLVANKHRRKAGEVSVGKHVETETARVAVPVERERVVIQRINPTQVGTPVTPGSADFREGEVARVEVYEETADVHKEAFVREQVNIRKEVERDTVTAEDKIRREELDIDTQGRPIRDNRPGSSPRDRR, translated from the coding sequence ATGGCTCTCTACAAACTAGATGATTTCTATCCCGACTACCGTCAAGAATTATTTGATGGTAACGATGTTAAAGGACTAGATGTCTACACCGAGCATGACGAGAAGATTGGCAGTATTCACAACGTCCTAGTTGATGAAGAAGGTCATTTCCGTTATTTGGTTGTAGACACAGGTTTTTGGATTTTTGGCAAAAAAGTGTTGCTGCCTGTAGGTCGTTTCCGTAGCGATCCACAAGCTCAGCGGATCTACACAGTTGGTTTGACGAAACAACAGGCAGAAAACTTGCCTGAGTATAACGACAGCATGACTGTAGACTACGACTACGAAGAACGAGTTCGTAGTGTTTACCGTAGCCCTACCTTAGAGTCCTCAGTGCCCGTTGAGGCATCTGCCCCTCTCGAAGCGTCTGTTCCAGTAGAACGGACTTACACAGCAGGTAGTACTCTTTATGAACAGGGTCAGCCTGCACCCGTCGAAGCTTCTGTTCCGGTCGATAGTGCGGCTCTAAGAAGTCGTGAGCAAGTTCGTCCAGTAGCTCCTGCTACTCGCCCAGCTTACGATTATCGCCAAGAACCAGCTCTCTACAACATGAACGAGCAGGATCACCAAACGATTCGGCTATACGAAGAGCGATTGGTCGCTAACAAACACCGTCGCAAAGCGGGAGAAGTTTCGGTTGGCAAGCATGTCGAAACGGAGACTGCCAGAGTTGCGGTGCCTGTCGAGCGCGAACGAGTGGTCATTCAGCGCATCAACCCAACTCAAGTTGGAACTCCTGTAACACCCGGATCGGCTGACTTCCGTGAGGGTGAAGTTGCGCGGGTGGAAGTTTACGAAGAAACAGCAGACGTGCATAAGGAAGCCTTTGTGCGAGAGCAGGTCAACATTCGCAAAGAAGTCGAACGTGACACTGTTACCGCCGAAGACAAAATTCGTCGCGAAGAACTGGACATCGATACTCAAGGCCGTCCTATTCGAGATAACCGCCCAGGTAGCTCTCCTCGCGATCGCCGCTAA
- a CDS encoding YsnF/AvaK domain-containing protein — protein sequence MNNSLFPGHSKPEGKQARLDTLVNKVRHKLKNFAVRDSQGELVGEVRDVQLTADRQLQFVVSLPDAHKGFRLVLLTSKSIHSIDSANRSVLTHLSAAEIAQLSDSSLPSPVSAASSALPSRPVTLPFEASSLNSPESSNSTSNPMESFTDSTSNQNPLDLPLEGDRIDDTNDTATTRVVEEEAIRLLEERLVVDRSTHKIGEVIVRKAVETQIVEVPVRREKLIVEQISPEHRQLAEIDLSQGDLTAVELANAMTADSQHVVRGEFTSPGAASQFLDAIAKTHRHGCEKIQIEIVLSDPNLQETYANWLAQYAAH from the coding sequence ATGAATAATTCACTATTTCCAGGTCACTCCAAACCTGAGGGCAAACAAGCTCGTCTCGATACTTTAGTGAACAAAGTACGCCACAAACTGAAAAATTTTGCGGTGCGAGATAGTCAAGGCGAGTTAGTGGGTGAGGTGCGAGATGTGCAGCTCACAGCCGATCGTCAGCTTCAGTTTGTGGTTTCTCTACCAGACGCGCATAAAGGGTTCCGCCTAGTTTTGTTAACTAGCAAATCCATCCACAGTATTGACTCCGCCAACCGTTCAGTGCTGACTCATTTAAGCGCAGCGGAAATTGCCCAATTGTCCGACTCCTCGCTACCTAGTCCCGTGAGTGCTGCATCTTCAGCCTTGCCCTCCAGACCTGTGACCTTACCTTTTGAAGCGAGTAGCCTCAATTCTCCAGAAAGTTCTAATTCAACCTCAAATCCTATGGAAAGTTTCACTGATTCAACTTCAAATCAAAATCCTCTAGATCTTCCTCTTGAAGGCGATCGCATTGATGACACTAATGACACGGCCACGACTCGGGTCGTCGAGGAAGAAGCCATTCGCTTACTAGAAGAACGCCTAGTTGTAGACCGCAGCACACATAAAATCGGTGAAGTGATTGTTCGCAAAGCCGTTGAAACTCAAATTGTGGAAGTTCCGGTGCGCCGCGAAAAACTAATTGTGGAGCAAATCAGCCCTGAACACAGACAACTTGCAGAAATTGATTTGAGCCAAGGTGATCTGACAGCGGTGGAACTAGCCAACGCCATGACTGCTGACAGTCAACATGTGGTTCGCGGCGAGTTCACTTCTCCGGGTGCAGCTAGCCAATTCCTAGATGCGATCGCTAAAACCCATCGACATGGCTGCGAGAAGATTCAGATAGAAATTGTTTTATCCGATCCAAACTTGCAAGAGACTTACGCTAACTGGCTGGCGCAGTACGCCGCTCATTAA
- the ftsH3 gene encoding ATP-dependent zinc metalloprotease FtsH3 produces MNKRWRNAGLYALLAIVVVALATALFDKQPQSRETWRYSQFIQEVEGNRVEKVSLSSDRSRALVTAQDGSKVLVNLPSDPELIDTLTKNNVDISVLPQTDDGFWLKALSSLFFPVLLLVGLFFLLRRAQNGPGSQAMNFGKSKARVQMEPQTQVTFGDVAGIDQAKLELNEVVDFLKNADRFTAVGAKIPKGVLLVGPPGTGKTLLARAVAGEAGVPFFSISGSEFVEMFVGVGASRVRDLFEQAKANAPCIVFIDEIDAVGRQRGAGLGGGNDEREQTLNQLLTEMDGFEGNNGIIVIAATNRPDVLDSALLRPGRFDRQVVVDRPDFAGRSEILRVHARGKTLAKDVDLDRIARRTPGFTGADLSNLLNEAAILAARRNLTEISMDEVNDAIDRVLAGPEKKDRVMSEKRKQLVAYHEAGHALVGALMPDYDPVQKISIIPRGRAGGLTWFTPSEDRMDSGLYSRSYLQNQMAVALGGRIAEEIIFGEEEVTTGAASDLQQVARVARQMVTRFGMSDRLGPVALGRQQGNMFLGRDIAAERDFSEETAATIDDEVRNLVEQAYRRSKSVLIENRHVLDQLADMLVEKETVDAEELQELLGNNDVKIAAIA; encoded by the coding sequence GTGAACAAACGGTGGAGAAATGCGGGACTGTACGCGCTTCTAGCAATTGTGGTGGTTGCATTGGCAACTGCACTCTTTGATAAGCAACCCCAGAGTCGAGAGACGTGGCGATACAGTCAGTTTATTCAAGAAGTTGAAGGCAATCGAGTAGAAAAAGTCAGCCTTAGCTCCGATCGCTCCAGAGCTTTAGTCACAGCTCAAGACGGTAGTAAGGTTTTGGTCAATCTGCCCAGCGATCCTGAGCTGATTGATACGTTGACTAAAAATAATGTTGATATCTCAGTTCTGCCTCAAACCGACGATGGCTTCTGGCTCAAAGCCTTGAGCAGCCTATTCTTCCCAGTCTTATTGCTGGTTGGTTTGTTCTTCCTACTGCGTCGTGCTCAAAACGGCCCTGGTAGCCAAGCGATGAACTTTGGTAAATCCAAGGCTAGAGTCCAAATGGAGCCTCAAACCCAGGTTACCTTTGGTGATGTCGCGGGAATTGACCAGGCAAAACTAGAACTAAATGAAGTTGTAGATTTTCTTAAAAATGCCGATCGCTTTACTGCAGTTGGAGCCAAGATTCCTAAAGGTGTGCTGCTAGTCGGCCCTCCGGGAACGGGTAAAACCCTGTTGGCTCGTGCAGTCGCAGGTGAAGCAGGTGTACCTTTCTTCTCCATCTCTGGTTCAGAGTTTGTAGAGATGTTCGTAGGTGTGGGTGCTTCTCGCGTCCGTGACCTCTTCGAGCAAGCCAAAGCCAATGCTCCCTGTATCGTCTTTATTGATGAAATTGATGCTGTCGGTCGGCAGCGGGGTGCTGGTTTAGGGGGCGGCAACGATGAGCGGGAACAGACCCTCAACCAGTTGCTCACCGAAATGGATGGCTTTGAGGGCAACAATGGCATTATCGTGATTGCGGCAACCAACCGCCCAGATGTATTAGATTCAGCGCTGCTGCGTCCGGGTCGCTTTGATCGTCAAGTTGTCGTCGATCGCCCTGATTTTGCAGGTCGTTCAGAAATCTTGCGGGTACATGCTCGTGGCAAAACCTTAGCGAAAGATGTGGACTTAGACCGGATTGCGCGTCGTACCCCTGGGTTTACGGGTGCTGACCTGTCTAACCTGCTAAATGAAGCGGCAATTCTAGCGGCTCGTCGCAACTTAACCGAAATCTCGATGGACGAAGTCAACGATGCGATCGATCGCGTCTTGGCAGGCCCAGAGAAGAAAGACCGTGTGATGAGCGAGAAGCGCAAGCAGCTAGTGGCTTATCACGAAGCAGGTCACGCCCTCGTGGGTGCCCTGATGCCAGATTACGACCCTGTACAAAAGATCAGCATTATTCCTCGTGGTCGTGCGGGTGGTCTGACTTGGTTCACTCCCAGTGAAGATCGTATGGATTCTGGTCTCTACAGCCGCTCCTATCTGCAAAACCAGATGGCAGTCGCTTTAGGTGGCCGTATTGCTGAAGAAATCATCTTCGGTGAGGAAGAAGTGACCACTGGCGCGGCTAGTGACTTACAACAGGTGGCTCGTGTGGCTCGCCAAATGGTAACTCGCTTCGGTATGAGCGATCGCCTCGGCCCCGTTGCCTTGGGTCGCCAACAAGGCAACATGTTCCTGGGACGGGATATCGCTGCTGAGCGGGACTTCTCGGAAGAAACTGCTGCTACGATTGACGACGAAGTTCGCAACTTAGTTGAGCAAGCATATCGTCGCTCTAAGTCAGTTTTGATCGAAAACCGTCACGTCTTAGATCAGCTAGCGGACATGCTAGTTGAGAAAGAAACGGTGGATGCGGAAGAGTTGCAAGAATTGCTCGGCAACAACGATGTGAAGATCGCAGCGATCGCTTAA
- a CDS encoding aminotransferase class IV — protein MNSQFFWYAGELVCAGSVTLPVDEPGLLYGATVFTTLRVYSQSLEAPLTNWAGHCQRLKRSLRSLGWETPDWRRIRQGAEALVPYFPVLRITLFPDGREWITGRSLPVSLGEWQQQGIVAWLAESSRFQRSLPVHKTGNYLPTWLARQSAMQKGAQEAILVNQQGEWLETSTGNLWGWLDGDWWTPPLKAGILPGLMRSQLITWLMSQNRTIREEPWCLDLVMELEAIAYCNSVVEIVPIHGILRRNSQLAYDPTHQGFQQLRGLFQG, from the coding sequence TTGAACTCGCAATTTTTTTGGTACGCTGGTGAGCTAGTTTGTGCAGGCTCGGTGACGCTACCTGTGGATGAGCCAGGGCTGCTCTATGGTGCCACGGTATTCACGACCTTGCGGGTTTACTCCCAGTCTTTGGAAGCACCTTTAACCAACTGGGCAGGCCATTGTCAGCGACTGAAGCGGAGTTTGCGATCGCTCGGCTGGGAGACTCCAGATTGGCGACGTATACGGCAAGGAGCTGAGGCTTTAGTACCTTACTTTCCAGTCCTCCGCATTACGCTATTCCCCGATGGTCGCGAGTGGATTACTGGGCGATCGCTCCCTGTAAGCCTAGGTGAATGGCAACAGCAAGGAATTGTAGCTTGGTTGGCGGAGTCTTCTCGGTTTCAGCGATCGCTACCCGTACATAAAACAGGAAATTACCTACCCACGTGGCTCGCTCGGCAAAGCGCCATGCAGAAGGGAGCGCAAGAAGCAATTTTGGTGAATCAGCAGGGAGAGTGGCTAGAGACCAGTACGGGCAATCTCTGGGGATGGCTGGATGGCGATTGGTGGACTCCCCCCCTAAAGGCAGGAATTTTACCGGGACTGATGCGATCGCAGCTAATTACCTGGTTGATGAGCCAGAATAGGACAATAAGAGAAGAACCTTGGTGTCTGGATCTGGTAATGGAGCTTGAGGCGATCGCCTACTGTAATAGCGTCGTAGAGATCGTCCCGATTCACGGAATTCTGAGACGTAACTCTCAGCTTGCCTATGACCCCACTCATCAAGGTTTTCAGCAATTGCGGGGGCTTTTCCAGGGTTGA
- a CDS encoding ABC transporter permease, with product MSTHPPELIIEAGRTESQYWKDLWRYRELFYFLAWRDILVRYKQTVIGIAWALIRPFLTMIVFTIVFGNLAKLPSGGAPYPILVFAAMLPWQFFASALAECSNSLITNSNLISKVYFPRLIVPSSAVIVSFVDFLISGIILLALMIWFNFVPDWRIVTLPLFILLAFAAAMGAGLWLAALNVKYRDFRYIVPFIVQFGLYISPVGFSSSIVPPQWRLIYSINPMVGVIDGFRWAILGGEAQLYWPGFLLSTALVAFLLVSGIWYFRQTERTFADVI from the coding sequence ATGAGTACGCATCCTCCGGAACTGATCATCGAAGCAGGTCGCACAGAGAGCCAATATTGGAAAGACCTCTGGCGATACCGAGAGTTATTTTACTTCTTGGCTTGGCGAGACATCCTGGTTCGCTATAAGCAAACCGTAATCGGGATTGCTTGGGCTTTGATTCGCCCCTTCCTCACCATGATTGTGTTCACCATCGTCTTTGGCAATTTGGCTAAGCTACCATCTGGCGGTGCGCCCTATCCCATTTTAGTCTTTGCTGCCATGCTACCTTGGCAGTTTTTTGCCAGTGCCCTAGCTGAGTGCAGCAACAGCCTCATCACTAATTCCAATCTAATTTCTAAGGTTTACTTCCCTCGGCTGATTGTGCCTTCCAGCGCTGTGATTGTCAGCTTTGTGGATTTTCTGATTTCTGGAATAATTTTGCTGGCTTTGATGATTTGGTTCAACTTTGTGCCAGATTGGCGAATTGTAACTTTACCGCTATTTATCCTGTTGGCCTTTGCTGCTGCAATGGGAGCAGGGTTATGGCTGGCAGCTTTAAACGTGAAGTACCGTGACTTCCGGTATATTGTGCCGTTTATTGTGCAATTTGGCCTCTACATCTCCCCTGTAGGCTTTAGTAGCAGCATTGTGCCACCACAATGGCGATTGATTTACTCGATCAATCCAATGGTAGGTGTGATCGATGGCTTCCGTTGGGCAATCTTAGGAGGTGAGGCTCAGTTATATTGGCCTGGTTTCTTGCTCTCAACGGCGTTAGTGGCGTTTTTGTTAGTGAGTGGAATCTGGTACTTCCGTCAAACAGAGCGCACATTTGCAGACGTAATTTAA
- a CDS encoding ABC transporter ATP-binding protein, producing the protein MSDTVIRVENLGKKYIIGHQTQGRSRYTALRDVLADGARSVGRRILNPFAQQPLPPTKEEFWALKDVSFEIEQGEAIGIIGRNGAGKSTLLKILSRITEPTTGRVELKGRVASLLEVGTGFHPELTGRENIFLNGAILGMSRVEINRKFDEIVEFAEVSRFLDTPVKRYSSGMYVRLAFAVAAHLEPEILLVDEVLAVGDAKFQKRCLGKLRDVAGSEGRTILFVSHDLPAMQALCNKAVLMHHGSIKMQGISSEIIANYLSLGSQDFLGEVSLQKHPGRLHSREKALQKIWLTNDNHEKTNEFSMGDSLLASFSFDCEHPVSAPGFGFGFEDQTGRRIFSLNNYMSPNPKNEFGSIKQGTVSLKIDNIPLMPGKYYISVSLVENQAEWVDFIERAIGFEVYPADIFGSGKIPDSSHGIIFFPGQITVKPNF; encoded by the coding sequence GTGTCTGATACAGTCATTCGAGTTGAAAATCTAGGCAAGAAATATATCATTGGCCATCAAACGCAGGGGCGATCGCGCTACACAGCCCTGAGAGATGTGCTTGCTGATGGTGCTAGATCTGTTGGTCGTCGAATACTCAATCCTTTTGCTCAACAACCTCTCCCGCCTACAAAAGAAGAGTTTTGGGCACTTAAAGATGTCTCCTTTGAGATCGAACAGGGTGAAGCTATTGGCATCATTGGCCGCAATGGAGCTGGCAAATCTACTCTATTAAAGATTCTCAGCCGCATCACAGAACCTACTACAGGTCGAGTCGAGCTAAAGGGACGAGTTGCCAGCCTGTTAGAGGTTGGAACTGGCTTTCATCCTGAATTAACGGGGCGAGAAAATATTTTTCTCAATGGGGCCATTTTAGGGATGAGCCGAGTAGAGATTAACCGCAAATTTGATGAGATTGTAGAGTTTGCGGAAGTCTCTCGGTTTTTAGATACGCCAGTTAAGCGGTATTCGAGTGGAATGTATGTGAGGCTGGCATTCGCGGTAGCTGCTCACCTAGAACCAGAGATTTTGCTTGTGGATGAAGTTCTAGCAGTTGGAGATGCTAAGTTTCAGAAAAGATGTCTGGGAAAGCTGCGAGATGTTGCAGGTTCTGAGGGACGAACAATATTATTTGTAAGCCACGATTTGCCAGCCATGCAAGCTCTCTGCAATAAAGCAGTTTTAATGCATCATGGGTCAATCAAGATGCAGGGTATAAGCAGTGAGATTATTGCAAATTATCTTTCCCTGGGAAGCCAAGATTTCCTAGGAGAGGTCAGTTTACAGAAACATCCAGGGAGACTGCATTCCCGCGAAAAAGCCTTACAGAAAATATGGTTAACCAATGACAACCATGAGAAAACCAATGAATTTAGTATGGGGGATAGTCTTTTAGCCTCCTTTTCGTTTGACTGCGAACATCCCGTTTCAGCACCTGGATTTGGGTTTGGATTTGAGGATCAAACAGGCAGAAGAATTTTTTCACTGAATAACTATATGTCTCCCAATCCCAAGAACGAATTCGGTTCCATTAAGCAAGGTACTGTAAGCCTAAAAATCGATAATATTCCTCTAATGCCCGGCAAGTATTATATCAGTGTCTCACTGGTAGAAAACCAAGCTGAGTGGGTTGATTTTATAGAAAGAGCTATAGGTTTCGAAGTTTACCCAGCTGATATCTTCGGATCTGGAAAAATCCCAGACTCATCTCATGGAATCATTTTTTTTCCCGGTCAAATAACAGTCAAGCCCAATTTTTGA
- a CDS encoding bifunctional 2-polyprenyl-6-hydroxyphenol methylase/3-demethylubiquinol 3-O-methyltransferase UbiG gives MPHEISSIESKAEYRDWVYLERGDYHKNLDLDWSYAPTYLQKVKLVRQFIDNLPLNFKILDLGCGEGVFINEFLQKGRDIQGLDLNYENEFVRRGNLLELPYEASTFDVVMLLDVLEHIQFQDQRKALIEIHRILKGGGLFFASIPNLAHFSSRFSLVLSGKLDRTDSELDHPGERPFSENKALLEEAGFEIFECRGVTFTVPYLYRRLICRRAKQMKWLHDALEPMAKVFPAWAMLDFFISTKKPSQDKQS, from the coding sequence ATGCCTCACGAAATTAGCTCTATAGAAAGTAAAGCTGAATACAGAGATTGGGTTTATTTGGAGAGAGGGGATTACCACAAAAACCTTGATTTAGATTGGTCCTATGCACCAACCTATCTCCAAAAAGTTAAACTTGTTCGACAATTCATAGACAACCTTCCCTTAAATTTCAAAATTCTTGATTTGGGTTGTGGTGAGGGAGTTTTTATAAACGAATTTTTACAGAAAGGTAGGGATATACAAGGTTTAGATTTAAACTACGAAAATGAATTTGTCCGAAGAGGAAATCTTCTTGAGCTTCCTTATGAGGCGTCAACTTTTGATGTTGTCATGTTACTGGATGTATTGGAGCACATTCAATTTCAGGATCAGAGGAAAGCTCTCATAGAAATTCACCGAATTTTAAAGGGTGGTGGTTTATTCTTTGCCTCAATTCCCAATCTTGCACACTTCAGCTCTCGTTTTAGCCTAGTTCTTTCTGGGAAACTTGACCGCACTGATAGTGAACTAGATCATCCAGGAGAGCGTCCTTTTTCAGAGAACAAAGCACTTCTTGAAGAAGCTGGTTTTGAAATCTTTGAGTGTCGTGGCGTAACTTTTACAGTTCCGTATCTTTACAGGCGATTGATTTGCAGGAGAGCAAAGCAGATGAAGTGGTTGCATGACGCTCTAGAACCTATGGCAAAAGTATTTCCAGCATGGGCAATGCTGGATTTTTTCATCAGCACAAAGAAGCCAAGCCAGGATAAACAATCTTAA
- a CDS encoding glycosyltransferase family 2 protein, whose product MPKRVTVAIPTYKRGKLLIDALQSIIVQNVAFNFEILVLDNDCDKALEKKILKIEHPENICLKYIAVPDLGLHNGRNRAAVESNGEIVIFIDDDVITPSGWLEAMYAPFQDSQVGAVGGKTLPKWEVPPPDWLKSIPSDYFSLLDLGDTSREMHWPQTPYGCNMAFRRELILTLGGFPPDGVGDGWIEWKRGDGEIGFAKRVYDEGYKILYSSEAWLYHRIPEKRQTVGFIRRRAVKGAISEAYSEAKHSSPSRLSLLTQAAKHTAKAAIAALKQLAVTFRGVESWLKYDILWVHHSISAIYKIRLALDSDLRKWVYKQHYWTDSASAAIAQRLVKL is encoded by the coding sequence ATGCCAAAGCGTGTAACTGTAGCCATTCCTACCTATAAAAGAGGCAAACTTCTGATTGATGCTTTGCAAAGTATTATTGTCCAGAATGTTGCTTTCAATTTCGAAATATTGGTTCTCGACAATGATTGTGATAAAGCTTTAGAGAAAAAGATCTTAAAGATTGAACATCCTGAAAACATATGTCTGAAATATATTGCGGTTCCGGACTTAGGCTTACATAACGGGCGTAATCGAGCAGCTGTTGAAAGCAATGGAGAAATTGTCATCTTTATTGATGACGATGTTATTACTCCCTCAGGATGGCTAGAAGCCATGTACGCCCCTTTTCAAGATTCTCAAGTGGGTGCTGTTGGTGGTAAAACCCTGCCAAAATGGGAAGTTCCTCCACCCGATTGGTTAAAGAGCATCCCTAGCGATTACTTTAGCCTTCTCGATTTGGGCGATACCTCGCGTGAAATGCATTGGCCACAAACCCCTTACGGTTGCAATATGGCCTTTCGTCGAGAACTTATTCTCACCTTGGGCGGCTTTCCGCCTGATGGAGTAGGCGACGGGTGGATTGAATGGAAACGAGGTGATGGAGAGATCGGCTTTGCTAAGCGGGTTTACGATGAGGGATATAAAATTCTTTACAGTTCGGAGGCTTGGCTTTACCACCGTATTCCTGAGAAGCGACAAACCGTAGGATTTATTCGTCGTCGAGCTGTAAAAGGAGCCATTAGTGAGGCTTACAGCGAGGCGAAGCATTCTTCACCTTCTAGGCTGTCACTTTTAACTCAGGCTGCAAAGCATACTGCAAAAGCAGCCATAGCTGCCTTAAAACAGTTAGCAGTTACTTTTAGAGGCGTTGAATCTTGGTTAAAGTATGACATCCTATGGGTTCACCACAGCATTTCAGCTATCTATAAAATTCGTCTTGCGCTCGATTCTGACCTAAGAAAGTGGGTTTATAAGCAACACTACTGGACAGATAGTGCCTCGGCGGCAATAGCACAGCGGTTGGTTAAGCTATGA